Proteins co-encoded in one Pseudobdellovibrionaceae bacterium genomic window:
- a CDS encoding sensor histidine kinase → MTSATPAPTREIPRRLRNRLFFLLVLLGGPPLLVWGVFTFWGAGRIVATFLDTEIRDKMEDYAQKIENAKSLNATFVRYMALELRDHPQKEWQRIVNHMSTAEPALYNVHAINADGTNIVRSDLVPPAKFRYADRAYFRDALKGSIAHEMVLSRAYEKPALCTAQRVEPESIVIAICRFTDALLNEIGAVSLGRKGYLFVTDESNRILSHPGLPFHSADLSDVDRIALEHAQKGETQFEFTADGESYSAYHRPLSGRWHLIAVHEHRALNAWAAEIMAWPLAAGVFTALLMTGLAFLIIDRGTRPLLKLTLATRHLGPHNLDLKVPVETDDEMGLLAEAFNDMTERLRVAFGTLREQEAELQRSKEGLEHLVLEQSQKLLYSTKMSSLGEMAGGIAHEVNNPLAIISMRTQKLREQVEGGRIDKLVILETLDKIEKTCVRINKIIRGLRAFSRDGSQDPFVRENLSSVVWEAASLCSEAMRNRGIDLQVQCDAEIEVECQPVQLGQVILNLLTNARDAVLDLPERWVRIEAKQCNAEWVEVTVTDSGRGISAKNAEKIMQPFFTTKQVGQGTGLGLSISKGIVQQHGGELTLNPDSPHTQFVIRLRTPEGRQR, encoded by the coding sequence ATGACCTCCGCGACGCCGGCTCCCACACGAGAGATCCCGCGGCGACTGCGTAACCGACTTTTCTTTCTGCTCGTTCTGCTCGGTGGACCACCCCTTCTGGTTTGGGGCGTTTTCACGTTCTGGGGCGCGGGCCGCATCGTCGCGACTTTTCTCGACACCGAGATTCGCGACAAAATGGAAGACTACGCGCAGAAGATCGAAAACGCGAAAAGCCTGAACGCGACCTTCGTTCGCTACATGGCGCTCGAACTCCGCGATCATCCCCAGAAGGAATGGCAACGGATCGTCAACCATATGTCGACCGCCGAGCCCGCCCTTTACAACGTGCACGCGATCAACGCCGACGGCACGAACATCGTGCGCAGCGATCTCGTCCCCCCGGCGAAGTTCCGGTACGCCGATCGCGCCTACTTCCGGGACGCCCTGAAAGGATCGATCGCCCACGAGATGGTCCTTTCCCGCGCCTACGAAAAGCCCGCGCTTTGCACCGCCCAACGGGTCGAGCCCGAAAGCATCGTCATCGCGATCTGTCGGTTCACCGACGCCCTTCTCAATGAAATCGGCGCGGTCTCCTTGGGGCGAAAGGGCTACCTGTTCGTGACGGACGAGTCGAACCGCATCCTCAGTCACCCCGGGCTCCCCTTTCACTCCGCCGATCTTTCCGATGTGGACCGGATCGCGCTCGAGCACGCGCAGAAAGGCGAAACCCAATTCGAATTCACCGCCGACGGAGAAAGCTACTCGGCCTACCACCGGCCGCTCTCGGGTCGCTGGCATCTGATCGCGGTCCACGAGCATCGCGCGCTCAACGCCTGGGCGGCCGAAATCATGGCGTGGCCCTTGGCCGCGGGTGTTTTCACGGCGCTGCTCATGACCGGACTCGCGTTCCTGATCATCGATCGCGGCACCCGTCCGCTCTTGAAACTCACGTTGGCGACACGCCATCTCGGTCCCCACAACCTCGACTTGAAGGTCCCCGTCGAAACCGACGACGAGATGGGACTCCTCGCCGAGGCGTTCAACGACATGACCGAACGTTTGCGGGTGGCCTTCGGCACTTTGCGCGAACAAGAGGCCGAACTCCAACGCTCCAAAGAAGGTTTGGAGCATTTGGTCCTCGAGCAAAGTCAGAAGCTTCTTTACTCGACGAAGATGTCCTCGCTCGGCGAAATGGCGGGCGGGATCGCGCATGAAGTGAACAATCCGCTCGCGATTATCTCCATGCGGACGCAAAAGCTTCGCGAACAGGTCGAGGGCGGCAGAATCGACAAACTCGTGATCCTCGAGACGCTCGACAAAATCGAAAAGACCTGCGTCCGCATCAACAAGATCATCCGCGGTTTGCGCGCCTTTTCGCGCGACGGCAGTCAGGATCCCTTCGTACGCGAAAACCTCAGCTCGGTGGTGTGGGAAGCGGCCTCTCTGTGCAGCGAGGCCATGCGCAACCGCGGGATCGATCTGCAAGTCCAGTGCGACGCCGAAATCGAAGTCGAGTGCCAGCCCGTCCAATTGGGTCAGGTGATTCTGAACCTGCTGACGAACGCGCGCGACGCCGTGTTGGATTTACCCGAACGCTGGGTGCGCATCGAAGCCAAACAGTGCAACGCCGAGTGGGTGGAAGTCACCGTGACCGACAGCGGCCGCGGCATCTCGGCGAAGAACGCCGAAAAAATCATGCAGCCCTTCTTCACCACGAAACAGGTCGGTCAGGGCACGGGTTTGGGACTAAGTATTTCCAAGGGCATCGTGCAACAGCACGGGGGGGAACTGACTTTGAACCCGGATTCTCCGCACACCCAGTTCGTCATCCGCTTACGTACACCAGAAGGGCGTCAGCGGTAA
- a CDS encoding AgmX/PglI C-terminal domain-containing protein, translated as MNAPIPKGKNAAKAKLLISGLLVFGLIGLGLSFWIQHRQQKKAVNQFRVAQVEHVTGNVWVLAPGFEKKRKIDRVTALMPGESIETEDTGEALILFDNTATVRIFPDSLVLAERNELSDDVQDTLIIQRGEIRVEEPGRAGELFISKNGTRVPGADYHKLALANEPVAKPTASADPYSTEAEGGLSEDEIVGILRAQRGNFMKCYTTLLQKQPDAKGDLSLNFTIENTGKVGLIEISSVALKDEELKKCVTNVLARVQFRSFPGTPISTFFPLTLE; from the coding sequence ATGAACGCCCCGATTCCCAAAGGCAAAAACGCCGCCAAAGCGAAGCTTTTGATTTCGGGGCTCCTCGTGTTCGGGCTGATCGGCCTCGGTCTGTCCTTCTGGATCCAACACCGCCAGCAGAAAAAAGCCGTCAACCAATTCCGGGTCGCCCAAGTGGAGCACGTCACCGGCAACGTTTGGGTCTTGGCCCCCGGCTTCGAGAAAAAACGCAAAATTGATCGCGTGACCGCGCTGATGCCCGGTGAGTCCATCGAAACCGAAGACACCGGCGAAGCGCTCATCCTTTTCGACAATACCGCGACCGTGCGGATTTTCCCCGATTCCCTCGTCCTCGCCGAACGCAATGAATTGAGCGACGACGTTCAAGACACCCTGATCATCCAACGTGGAGAAATCCGCGTCGAAGAGCCCGGCCGTGCCGGCGAACTTTTCATTTCGAAAAACGGCACCCGCGTGCCCGGCGCCGACTACCACAAACTCGCGCTCGCGAACGAACCCGTCGCCAAACCCACCGCGAGCGCCGACCCTTACTCGACCGAAGCCGAAGGTGGACTTTCGGAAGACGAAATCGTCGGTATCCTGCGCGCCCAACGCGGGAACTTCATGAAGTGTTACACCACCCTTTTGCAGAAACAGCCCGACGCCAAGGGTGACCTGTCCCTGAACTTCACCATCGAAAACACCGGCAAAGTCGGGCTCATCGAAATCTCTTCGGTGGCATTGAAGGATGAAGAGCTGAAGAAGTGCGTGACCAATGTGCTTGCGCGCGTGCAGTTCCGTTCGTTCCCGGGAACTCCGATTTCGACCTTCTTCCCGTTGACGTTGGAATGA
- the secG gene encoding preprotein translocase subunit SecG, with product MESFIAIVHILVALILIVLVLIQDTKSGSVGVFGGGGGSNSVLGATGATTLAQKMTRWIAAIFAVTCITLSVFSVRSRSSILDGMPVTPAAAVAPTGVPATTPGGDTMPTEATGAPAAQPAGTGN from the coding sequence ATGGAAAGCTTCATCGCCATCGTCCACATTTTGGTCGCTTTGATTTTGATCGTTTTGGTTCTGATCCAAGACACCAAATCCGGTTCAGTCGGCGTCTTCGGCGGCGGCGGTGGTTCGAACTCCGTTCTCGGCGCGACCGGCGCGACGACTCTCGCGCAGAAGATGACCCGCTGGATTGCCGCGATCTTCGCCGTCACTTGCATCACGCTTTCGGTTTTCTCGGTGCGTTCGCGCTCTTCGATTTTGGATGGCATGCCCGTCACTCCCGCGGCGGCCGTGGCTCCCACCGGCGTTCCCGCGACAACTCCCGGTGGCGATACGATGCCGACGGAAGCGACCGGTGCGCCCGCCGCTCAGCCGGCAGGAACCGGAAACTAA
- the tmk gene encoding dTMP kinase yields MPFLVFEGLDGSGKSSLMSALEGELQSKGQRTLRTREPGGTPLGDEIRELILRTQGAAPTARTELLLYEASRAQHCDLVIRPALERNQWVLCDRFTASSIAFQAGGREIPLTWVERLNEFATSGLKPDVTVLLDLSVEESRRRRNHRNNETGSQQDRIESETDVFHEKVRHGFLKQAEQDPKSWIVLDAAKSPAQLLQELLSKLKGFKWDAF; encoded by the coding sequence ATGCCATTTTTGGTTTTTGAGGGCCTTGACGGCTCGGGGAAAAGTTCACTGATGTCGGCGCTCGAAGGCGAGCTGCAGTCCAAAGGACAGCGGACGCTGCGGACGCGTGAACCGGGTGGAACTCCGCTCGGTGATGAGATCCGTGAATTGATTTTGCGAACCCAGGGCGCGGCCCCGACGGCGCGGACGGAGCTCCTGCTTTATGAAGCGAGTCGCGCGCAACATTGCGATCTGGTGATTCGTCCCGCGCTCGAAAGAAATCAATGGGTCCTTTGCGACCGCTTCACGGCGAGCTCCATCGCGTTTCAGGCGGGGGGGCGCGAGATTCCGCTGACCTGGGTGGAGCGCCTGAATGAGTTCGCGACCAGTGGCCTGAAGCCCGACGTCACCGTGCTTTTGGATTTGTCCGTCGAGGAAAGCCGTCGTCGTCGCAATCATCGCAACAACGAGACCGGCTCACAGCAGGATCGCATCGAATCCGAAACCGACGTTTTTCACGAAAAGGTTCGGCACGGCTTTCTGAAGCAAGCCGAGCAAGATCCGAAATCTTGGATCGTGCTCGACGCCGCGAAGTCGCCCGCGCAACTTCTGCAAGAGCTGCTCTCGAAGCTCAAGGGCTTCAAATGGGACGCATTCTAA
- a CDS encoding DNA polymerase III subunit delta' — protein sequence MGRILSRVSGHSEIIRTLLQTRLSDRVPSTLLFTGPEGVGRRMVALGWAQALLCPVDPDGCGECGSCLRVEKNESEGLRIVEPEKNLIKIEQSREILGFLNLQALTPYRVILIDGAESLNPQAGNALLKVLEEPPPKTVFILIAPTPRHVLATLRSRALKVAFHALSDEELRRAQPAPDWAIHAAQGRVTKLKKLVSNESQEERSLVLETLKWWLEDAQSYLRPAFRERVKDKDFALELARSFQGFFRDLEGRRWNLGMPSQFPEAGELLRQFPAEAAPGLFEMSLGLEKELKAHRDVQLLFEEFWIRSHQLAKTGRMNA from the coding sequence ATGGGACGCATTCTAAGTCGCGTCTCGGGACATTCCGAAATCATCCGCACGCTTTTGCAAACGCGTCTTTCGGATCGTGTGCCGTCGACGCTTTTGTTTACCGGCCCCGAAGGGGTTGGTCGGCGCATGGTCGCGCTTGGCTGGGCGCAGGCCCTTCTTTGTCCCGTGGATCCCGATGGCTGCGGCGAATGTGGCAGCTGCCTGCGGGTCGAAAAAAACGAAAGCGAAGGTCTGCGGATCGTCGAGCCGGAAAAAAATCTGATCAAGATCGAGCAGTCGCGCGAGATTTTGGGTTTCCTGAATTTGCAGGCGCTGACGCCTTATCGCGTGATCTTGATCGATGGGGCCGAATCCCTCAACCCCCAGGCGGGAAACGCCCTTTTGAAAGTGCTGGAAGAACCGCCGCCGAAAACGGTTTTCATTTTGATCGCGCCGACCCCGCGCCACGTACTGGCGACGCTGCGTTCGCGCGCGCTCAAGGTCGCGTTCCATGCGCTCAGCGATGAAGAGCTGCGCCGGGCGCAGCCGGCGCCGGACTGGGCGATCCATGCGGCCCAGGGGCGCGTGACCAAGTTAAAGAAGCTGGTGTCGAACGAAAGCCAAGAGGAGCGTTCGCTCGTTCTAGAGACGCTCAAGTGGTGGCTCGAAGACGCGCAGTCGTATTTGCGCCCGGCTTTCCGCGAGCGGGTGAAGGACAAGGACTTCGCGCTGGAACTCGCGCGTTCGTTTCAGGGGTTTTTTCGCGATCTCGAAGGCCGCCGCTGGAACTTGGGGATGCCGAGCCAGTTTCCCGAGGCCGGGGAACTTTTACGCCAATTCCCCGCGGAGGCGGCGCCGGGCCTTTTTGAGATGAGTTTGGGACTGGAAAAAGAACTCAAAGCCCATCGCGACGTCCAGCTGCTGTTCGAGGAATTTTGGATTCGCTCGCATCAGCTCGCGAAGACGGGTAGAATGAACGCATGA
- a CDS encoding TatD family hydrolase, whose amino-acid sequence MEWIDIHAHFDMLEDPPEVVIQKAEAVGVKRMITIGTEPSDFEFVRATAQKFFPVVACTLGVHPHQGVVYNDEVAAYLRAHLAEKEVVAVGEIGLDYYYNQSPKDEQRAAFRAQLAIAEEFKMPVQIHTRDADEDTVEILREFNGRVRGVIHCFTGTPWLARECLNLGYNISMSGVVTFKNAEELRQTCKFIPLDRIHVETDSPFLAPVPQRGKKNQPAFVVHTAQFVADLHGIELAELARRTNENARQLFPKLNW is encoded by the coding sequence ATTGAATGGATCGATATCCATGCCCATTTCGACATGCTGGAGGATCCTCCCGAGGTCGTGATCCAGAAGGCCGAGGCCGTCGGCGTGAAACGGATGATTACCATCGGCACCGAGCCGAGCGATTTTGAATTTGTCCGCGCGACGGCGCAGAAGTTCTTCCCCGTGGTGGCGTGCACGCTGGGGGTGCATCCGCACCAAGGCGTCGTGTACAACGACGAGGTGGCGGCTTATCTTCGCGCGCATTTGGCGGAAAAAGAAGTGGTCGCCGTGGGTGAGATCGGCCTGGATTATTATTACAATCAGTCGCCCAAGGACGAGCAGCGGGCGGCTTTCCGCGCGCAGCTCGCCATCGCCGAAGAATTCAAGATGCCCGTGCAGATCCACACCCGCGACGCGGATGAGGACACGGTCGAGATCTTGCGGGAGTTCAACGGCCGCGTCCGGGGCGTGATCCACTGTTTTACGGGGACGCCGTGGCTCGCGCGGGAGTGCCTGAATCTGGGCTACAATATCTCGATGAGCGGGGTCGTGACCTTCAAAAATGCCGAAGAATTGCGCCAGACGTGCAAATTCATCCCGCTCGATCGTATTCATGTCGAAACCGACTCGCCCTTCCTGGCGCCGGTCCCGCAACGGGGGAAGAAAAACCAGCCCGCGTTCGTCGTGCATACCGCTCAGTTCGTCGCGGATCTTCACGGGATCGAGCTTGCGGAGCTCGCGCGCCGGACGAACGAAAACGCGCGTCAACTCTTCCCGAAACTGAATTGGTGA
- the gap gene encoding type I glyceraldehyde-3-phosphate dehydrogenase, producing the protein MAKLRVGINGFGRIGRVLFRAGFEELDIVGINSLDSIDGVAHLLKYDSVHGTFKADVSHDEKNLIVNGKKIPVSSTKNPADIPWKAWGVDVVLECTGAFKKKEDFMLHVKAGAKRVLVSAPAEGADRTVVYGVNHETYNAETDFVVSNASCTTNCLAPMAKVLHETFGVVNGTMLTVHSYTSDQRLVDAPHKDLRRSRSAALSMIPTTTGAAKAVGQVLPALKGKVDGLSIRVPTPNVSLVDFTFNSEKDMTKDSINAALTAASKGALKGVLAVEEKELVSCDFNGNAHSSIVDLSITMTAGPRTAKVMSWYDNEAGFSNRMVDFVKYMAAKGL; encoded by the coding sequence ATGGCGAAATTGCGTGTTGGTATCAATGGTTTTGGCCGTATCGGTCGCGTTCTTTTCCGCGCGGGCTTTGAAGAGCTCGATATCGTCGGCATCAACTCGCTCGACTCGATCGACGGCGTCGCGCACCTGCTGAAATACGACAGCGTTCACGGCACCTTCAAAGCCGACGTCAGCCATGACGAAAAGAATCTGATCGTGAACGGGAAGAAAATCCCCGTTTCGTCGACGAAAAATCCCGCCGATATTCCTTGGAAAGCTTGGGGCGTGGACGTGGTGCTCGAGTGCACCGGCGCGTTCAAGAAGAAGGAAGACTTCATGCTGCACGTGAAGGCCGGCGCGAAACGCGTTCTGGTCTCGGCGCCGGCGGAAGGCGCGGATCGCACCGTCGTTTACGGCGTGAATCATGAAACCTACAATGCGGAAACCGACTTCGTCGTTTCGAACGCGTCGTGCACCACGAACTGTTTGGCGCCGATGGCGAAAGTGCTGCACGAAACTTTCGGCGTCGTGAACGGCACGATGTTGACGGTCCACTCGTACACTTCGGATCAACGCCTGGTCGATGCGCCCCACAAGGATCTGCGTCGCTCGCGCTCGGCGGCTTTGTCGATGATTCCCACGACGACCGGTGCGGCGAAAGCCGTCGGTCAAGTCTTGCCGGCGCTCAAGGGCAAGGTCGACGGCCTGTCGATCCGCGTCCCCACGCCCAACGTGTCGCTCGTCGATTTCACGTTCAACTCGGAAAAAGACATGACGAAGGATTCGATCAACGCGGCTTTGACGGCGGCGTCGAAAGGCGCGCTGAAAGGCGTGCTCGCGGTCGAAGAGAAAGAGCTCGTCAGCTGCGATTTCAACGGCAACGCGCATAGCTCGATCGTCGATCTGTCGATCACCATGACGGCGGGACCGCGCACGGCGAAGGTCATGTCGTGGTACGACAACGAGGCGGGCTTCTCGAACCGCATGGTGGATTTCGTCAAGTACATGGCTGCGAAGGGATTGTAG
- a CDS encoding phosphoglycerate kinase translates to MAGLKGIQLISDFDLSGKTVFLRLDLNVPLDNGKITDETRITASLPTIKYALEKGAKLVVASHLGRPKSAGDKKYSMEPVADRLGELLGVEVILIEEPGSDAVKHNLMGLKSNQLILLENLRYNEGETENSESFAQELAAGIQIYINDAFGASHRAHASIEALPRLIPKKGIGFLIEKEVKILDKLIETPEKPYLAILGGSKVSDKMGVIENLIDKVDAFIIGGAMAYTFLKAQGLPVGKSLVETDKLSYAREMLARVEARRKTILLPVDHVCVPSFDSNESLTTADVAIPEDMMALDIGPKSIRNFEAAIASAKTVFWNGPMGVFERPAFHRGTFAIAEALAKNSGFRIVGGGDSAAAAEASGFADKMTHISTGGGASLEYLQGDKLPGLEVLRQKKQSEKDPVRL, encoded by the coding sequence ATGGCGGGCTTGAAAGGGATTCAGCTGATCAGTGATTTCGATCTTTCCGGAAAAACCGTATTCCTGCGGTTGGACCTGAACGTGCCGCTCGACAACGGCAAGATCACCGACGAGACGCGGATCACCGCGAGTCTGCCGACCATCAAGTACGCGCTGGAAAAAGGCGCGAAGCTCGTCGTGGCGTCGCACTTGGGGCGTCCCAAGTCGGCGGGCGACAAAAAGTACTCCATGGAGCCCGTGGCGGATCGTTTGGGCGAACTGCTGGGCGTGGAAGTCATCTTGATCGAAGAGCCCGGTTCGGACGCCGTGAAGCACAACCTCATGGGGCTGAAGAGCAATCAGCTGATCCTGCTTGAGAATCTGCGCTACAACGAAGGCGAAACCGAAAACTCGGAGTCCTTCGCGCAAGAGCTCGCCGCGGGAATCCAAATCTACATCAACGACGCCTTCGGGGCGAGCCACCGCGCGCACGCCTCCATCGAAGCGCTGCCGCGTTTGATCCCGAAAAAAGGGATCGGTTTTCTGATCGAGAAAGAAGTGAAGATCCTCGATAAGCTGATCGAGACGCCCGAGAAGCCTTACCTCGCGATCCTCGGCGGCTCCAAGGTCAGCGATAAAATGGGCGTCATCGAAAATCTGATCGATAAGGTCGATGCGTTCATCATCGGCGGCGCGATGGCCTACACTTTCTTGAAGGCGCAGGGGCTTCCGGTCGGAAAATCCCTCGTGGAAACCGATAAGCTCAGCTACGCGCGCGAAATGCTTGCGCGGGTCGAAGCTCGTCGCAAGACGATCCTTCTGCCCGTGGATCATGTCTGCGTTCCCAGTTTCGACTCCAATGAGTCCCTCACGACCGCGGATGTCGCGATCCCCGAGGACATGATGGCGCTCGACATCGGACCGAAGTCGATTCGCAATTTCGAAGCGGCGATCGCTTCGGCGAAGACCGTTTTCTGGAACGGTCCCATGGGCGTTTTCGAGCGTCCGGCCTTCCATCGCGGAACTTTCGCAATTGCGGAGGCTTTAGCTAAAAATTCTGGATTCCGGATCGTGGGTGGTGGGGACTCGGCGGCCGCGGCGGAAGCCTCGGGATTTGCTGATAAAATGACCCATATCTCAACGGGTGGTGGCGCGTCTTTGGAGTATCTCCAAGGGGATAAGCTGCCTGGACTCGAAGTCCTTCGTCAGAAAAAACAATCCGAGAAGGACCCGGTTCGGCTATAA
- the tpiA gene encoding triose-phosphate isomerase — translation MTKTQTWIAANWKLNKSPKDTRAFFEEWLRVGGESAWDFGPDVSLAFFPPATSLEAVAQSRNAKPGFEFGSQNAYFEKSGAFTGEVSAEVVKELGGRFVLIGHSERRTLFGETDGILAKKVALVQSLGLTPMFCIGETLAEREGGKTGEVLKRQLKEGLVLAKTDLPLVVAYEPVWAIGTGKVATPEQVKDTHALVRQELEALGFKNVSLLYGGSVKADNAGALSKIPNVNGFLVGGASLECQSFRAIAMAAAAGV, via the coding sequence ATGACAAAAACTCAAACTTGGATCGCCGCAAACTGGAAGCTGAACAAATCCCCGAAAGACACCCGCGCCTTCTTCGAGGAATGGCTGCGCGTGGGCGGAGAGTCCGCCTGGGACTTCGGCCCCGACGTTTCGCTGGCCTTTTTCCCGCCGGCCACAAGCCTTGAGGCGGTCGCGCAGTCGCGCAACGCCAAACCCGGCTTTGAATTTGGATCGCAGAACGCCTACTTCGAAAAATCCGGCGCCTTCACGGGGGAAGTTTCGGCCGAGGTCGTGAAGGAACTCGGAGGCCGCTTCGTGCTGATCGGTCATAGTGAACGTCGCACCCTGTTCGGCGAAACCGATGGGATCCTCGCGAAGAAGGTCGCGCTCGTGCAAAGTTTGGGGCTGACCCCGATGTTCTGCATCGGTGAGACCCTCGCGGAACGTGAAGGCGGAAAGACCGGCGAGGTCCTGAAACGCCAATTGAAAGAGGGCCTGGTCTTGGCGAAAACCGATCTGCCGCTGGTCGTGGCGTATGAACCCGTCTGGGCGATCGGGACCGGCAAGGTCGCGACCCCCGAGCAGGTCAAGGACACGCATGCGTTGGTGCGCCAAGAGCTCGAAGCTTTGGGTTTCAAAAACGTTTCTTTGCTCTACGGCGGGAGCGTGAAGGCCGACAATGCCGGCGCGCTTTCGAAAATTCCCAATGTGAACGGATTTTTGGTCGGGGGCGCGAGCTTGGAGTGCCAGAGCTTCCGCGCGATCGCGATGG